From a single Arachis hypogaea cultivar Tifrunner chromosome 3, arahy.Tifrunner.gnm2.J5K5, whole genome shotgun sequence genomic region:
- the LOC112791727 gene encoding uncharacterized protein: MATEALLQVGILILTLSLFLVMTYLRNQTLHARTRARNRDPKPEANRHLAQASRLLALARPRDAKAALTEADRALSLNPREPTAHILRARALRIMGHHAAALRSMDSALWPPAVRLLSTEDRADALVERAELKLAVNRRRRIDSAVEDLIAAVELSEGERVDSEALCLLGKCYESKGMKDKAKEAFRKVLDVEPDSIEARNGLDRLGP; encoded by the coding sequence ATGGCAACGGAGGCGTTGCTCCAAGTAGGAATCTTAATCCTAACATTATCCCTCTTCTTAGTAATGACCTATCTCCGCAACCAAACACTTCACGCCAGAACCCGAGCCCGAAATAGAGACCCTAAGCCAGAGGCCAACCGCCACCTGGCCCAAGCATCCCGCCTTCTCGCTCTCGCTCGCCCCAGAGACGCCAAGGCTGCACTCACAGAAGCCGACCGGGCCCTCTCCCTCAACCCCAGGGAGCCCACGGCACACATACTCCGGGCCCGGGCGCTCCGAATCATGGGCCACCACGCTGCCGCCCTCAGATCCATGGATTCCGCACTTTGGCCTCCGGCGGTACGGCTGCTCTCCACGGAGGATCGCGCGGACGCGCTAGTGGAGAGAGCAGAGCTGAAATTGGCGGTGAACCGGAGGCGGCGAATTGACTCGGCGGTGGAGGACCTGATAGCGGCCGTGGAACTGAGTGAAGGAGAACGAGTTGACTCGGAGGCGCTGTGTTTGTTAGGGAAGTGTTATGAATCGAAGGGGATGAAAGATAAGGCCAAGGAAGCTTTCCGGAAGGTTCTAGATGTTGAACCCGATTCTATTGAGGCTCGTAATGGATTGGACCGTTTAGGCCCATGA
- the LOC112791726 gene encoding AP2-like ethylene-responsive transcription factor AIL5, producing MHSHSLLSMETLTTSSSIYHQSLPPTPPPHYYFLYANGTTDLKPEGLDGTSQLDHNIMSQQPSFFINPNLQPPQPLLPKLEYFFQTDRNDDDDSSSLTQDLKALAADAAFLAFSSANSVSQVLDAHSSRNDDFAFSASKGGNSSNSKKVVGDTFGQRTSIYRGVTRHRWTGRYEAHLWDNSCRREGQARKGRQVKCHGLSGGYDKEEKAARAYDLAALKYWGPTATTNFPVSNYIKELEEMKDVGKLEFIASLRRRSSGFSRGASIYRGVTSRHHQQGRWQARIGRVTGNKDLYLGTFASEEEAAEAYDIAAIKFRGLNAVTNFETSRYNVEAIMNNSLPVGGVAKRLRLSLESEKEEAATSTTTTHTHQPPKTESESSIMTLSTIPAPPAHFDSVTPYCYQFHSPDAVNDAIMPM from the exons ATGCACTCTCACTCCCTCCTTTCAATGGAAACGctcaccacctcctcctccatcTACCATCAATCTCTGCCTCCTACTCCTCCTCCTCATTACTACTTCCTCTACGCCAACG GTACCACTGACCTCAAGCCTGAGGGACTCGACGGTACTTCCCAACTGGATCATAACATCATGTCCCAACAACCTTCTTTCTTCATCAACCCAAACCTTCAGCCACCACAACCCCTCCTGCCAAAGCTCGAATATTTCTTTCAAACCGAcagaaatgatgatgatgattcctCTTCCCTCACCCAAGATCTGAAAGCGCTTGCTGCTGACGCTGCCTTCCTAGCTTTCTCCTCTGCCAATTCGGTCTCTCAGGTGCTGGATGCTCACTCATCCCGGAACGATGACTTCGCGTTCTCCGCTAGTAAAGGCGGTAACTCCTCCAACTCCAAGAAGGTTGTTGGTGATACATTTGGCCAGCGAACTTCAATATACAGAGGTGTTACCAG ACACCGATGGACGGGACGATATGAAGCTCACCTGTGGGATAATAGCTGCCGCCGAGAGGGTCAAGCCAGGAAAGGCCGTCAAG TAAAATGTCATGGTTTGTCAGGTggatatgacaaggaagaaaagGCCGCAAGAGCCTATGATTTGGCAGCTCTAAAGTACTGGGGCCCCACAGCTACCACTAACTTCCCT GTTTCTAATTATATAAAGGAATTGGAAGAGATGAAAGATGTGGGGAAGCTTGAATTTATTGCATCACTACGAAG GAGAAGTAGTGGTTTCTCCAGGGGAGCTTCCATATACAGGGGTGTTACAAG CAGGCATCATCAACAAGGTAGATGGCAAGCGAGAATAGGCCGCGTTACAGGGAACAAAGATCTATACCTAGGGACATTTG CAAGTGAAGAGGAAGCGGCGGAGGCATACGATATTGCGGCAATAAAGTTCAGAGGGTTAAATGCAGTAACCAATTTTGAGACGAGTAGGTACAACGTGGAAGCCATAATGAATAATTCTCTTCCCGTTGGCGGGGTAGCCAAACGGTTGAGGCTTTCCCTAGAATCAGAGAAGGAAGAAGCTGCTacttctactactactactcataCTCACCAGCCACCTAAGACCGAGAGTGAGAGTAGCATCATGACATTGTCAACCATTCCGGCTCCTCCTGCACACTTTGATTCTGTGACACCATATTGCTACCAATTTCATTCCCCCGATGCCGTTAACGATGCCATCATGCCAATGTAA
- the LOC112791724 gene encoding receptor-like cytosolic serine/threonine-protein kinase RBK1 produces the protein MQEFRGKLQKVIKKANPDIDWGVFNNYNNYYYNNRKEESKSGSDELPSPRGMFEAMSTADSDYSSRGSSSNYSSLHSPGNRPPSPPGPGLPKANSTKGDVNGQQQWKVMIDVLRFKNVRRFSNIPLLAASYEISRKNLRKKVARKRDGEDDDDLPIDLDSIPTKPSWRNFPYADLAAATDNFSPENMLGKGGHAEVYRGCLPDGQIVAVKRLMMNDEKEIEDQVGDFLSELGIIAHINHPNAALLLGFGIEKGLYFVLQYAPRGSLSSLLFGSQGLEWKARFKVALGVAKGLKYLHHDCPRRIIHRDIKASNILLDNNYEAEISDFGLAKWLPDQWEHHVVFPIEGTFGYLAPEYFMHGLVDEKTDVFAFGVLLLELITGRRAVDSNSRESLVIWAKPLLDAKQIKEIVDPRLGDQYDLIEMKNAMTTASLCVHHKPSMRPYMNKVVKLLKGEEVAVEITQKTKSPRSLLLDACDLEDYTCSNYLNDLNRHKQLIME, from the exons ATGCAAG AATTTAGGGGTAAGTTGCAGAAGGTGATAAAGAAAGCGAATCCAGATATAGATTGGGGGGTTTTCAATAACTACAACAACTACTACTACAACAACAGAAAGGAGGAATCTAAATCAGGCTCCGATGAATTGCCATCGCCTCGGGGGATGTTCGAAGCTATGTCGACTGCTGACTCCGACTACAGCTCCCGCGGGAGCAGCAGCAACTACAGCAGCCTACATTCCCCGGGGAATCGCCCTCCCTCGCCGCCGGGTCCGGGTTTGCCAAAGGCGAACTCGACGAAGGGGGACGTGAACGGGCAGCAGCAGTGGAAGGTAATGATTGACGTGCTGAGGTTCAAGAACGTTAGAAGGTTCTCGAACATCCCCTTGTTAGCCGCTAGCTACGAGATCTCTAGGAAGAACCTAAGGAAGAAGGTGGCTCGCAAGAGAGACGGCGAAGACGATGACGATCTTCCCATTGATCTCGATAGCATCCCAACGAAGCCTTCTTGGCGAAATTTCCCTTACGCTGATCTCGCTGCTGCCACCGATAATTTCTCCCCTG AGAACATGCTTGGAAAAGGTGGTCATGCTGAAGTCTATAGAGGATGTTTACCGGACGGTCAAATTGTAGCAGTGAAGAGgctgatgatgaatgatgagaaGGAAATTGAGGACCAAGTTGGTGATTTCTTGTCAGAGCTTGGAATCATTGCTCACATAAACCACCCAAATGCAGCACTCCTTCTGGGATTTGGCATTGAGAAGGGCCTCTACTTTGTCCTCCAATACGCTCCTCGTGGCAGCCTCTCTTCTTTACTCTTTG GTTCTCAAGGCTTGGAGTGGAAGGCAAGGTTCAAGGTAGCTTTGGGGGTCGCCAAAGGATTGAAGTACCTCCATCATGATTGTCCAAGAAGAATCATTCACAGAGACATCAAAGCCTCAAACATATTACTCGACAATAACTATGAAGCTGAG ATTTCGGATTTCGGATTGGCAAAGTGGCTTCCAGACCAGTGGGAACATCATGTTGTGTTCCCCATTGAAGGCACATTCGG GTATTTGGCTCCAGAATACTTTATGCATGGACTTGTGGATGAGAAGACTGATGTATTTGCATTCGGGGTTTTGTTATTGGAACTCATAACTGGGCGTCGCGCAGTCGATTCAAACAGCAGGGAGAGTCTTGTGATCTGG GCAAAACCACTGTTGGATGCAAAGCAGATTAAGGAAATAGTGGACCCAAGATTAGGAGATCAGTACGATCTTATTGAAATGAAGAATGCTATGACAACGGCTTCCCTATGTGTCCACCACAAGCCCTCCATGCGGCCATACATGAACAAG GTTGTGAAGCTGCTCAAGGGCGAAGAGGTAGCAGTTGAGATCACTCAAAAAACAAAATCCCCAAGATCATTATTGTTAGATGCATGTGATCTTGAAGACTATACTTGCTCTAATTACTTAAATGATCTTAATCGCCACAAGCAATTAATAATGGAGTGA